One genomic window of Actinoplanes lobatus includes the following:
- a CDS encoding family 43 glycosylhydrolase translates to MRIRAMITALITAMALIGTPDPALAAPGASYQNPVVGTPNSADPWMSYYNGNYYYAATTWTGKILIRRSATLAGLKTAAETTVFTMSQPNAVSNMWAPSLHLLNGPNGQRWYLYYSAGPSACCGGQRQHVLESAGTDPMGPYTYKGALTLMPNNGWSIDGSVMTVGGVNYFVFSAFNNNSGFENGGLQSLFITRLTNPWTPASLGIIISEPTLSWERVGNPVNEGPYVLQRNGRTFLTYSASYCGTPDYKIGALELTGSDPLSRSAWTKLANPLFQRSDANGVYGPAHHSFFKSPDGTEDWIVYHANDSTSQGCGTTRTSRAQRISWNADGTPNLGVPVSTATVLAGPSGELGNPGAVTVQRIQSYNFQDRFVRHSNFATRIDANVTPALDSQFRVVAGLADSTAVSFESVNFPGHYLRHNNYVLRLEPNNGTATFRQDATFRQVAGLADSSWSSFQSYNFPDRYIRHSNYVLRIDPVSTATERADATFRRTS, encoded by the coding sequence GTGCGGATACGGGCCATGATCACCGCGTTGATCACCGCGATGGCTCTCATCGGGACGCCCGACCCAGCCCTCGCCGCGCCGGGAGCGTCCTATCAGAACCCCGTCGTCGGCACGCCCAACAGCGCCGACCCGTGGATGAGCTACTACAACGGCAACTACTACTACGCCGCCACGACGTGGACCGGGAAGATCCTCATCCGTAGGTCGGCCACCCTGGCCGGGCTGAAGACCGCCGCCGAGACGACCGTGTTCACGATGTCGCAGCCCAACGCGGTGTCGAACATGTGGGCGCCCAGCCTGCACCTGCTCAACGGGCCGAACGGGCAGCGCTGGTACCTCTACTACTCGGCCGGGCCGTCGGCCTGCTGCGGCGGGCAGCGCCAGCACGTGCTGGAGAGCGCCGGCACCGACCCGATGGGGCCGTACACGTACAAGGGCGCACTCACCCTGATGCCGAACAACGGCTGGTCGATCGACGGCAGCGTGATGACCGTCGGTGGGGTCAACTACTTCGTGTTCTCCGCCTTCAACAACAACAGCGGATTCGAGAACGGCGGGCTCCAGAGCCTCTTCATCACCCGCCTGACCAACCCGTGGACACCGGCGTCGCTCGGCATCATCATCTCCGAGCCGACGCTGTCCTGGGAGCGGGTCGGCAACCCGGTCAACGAGGGGCCGTACGTGCTCCAGCGCAACGGCCGCACCTTCCTGACCTACTCGGCCAGCTACTGCGGCACCCCCGACTACAAGATCGGCGCGCTCGAGCTCACCGGCTCCGACCCGCTCAGCCGTTCCGCGTGGACCAAGCTCGCCAACCCGCTCTTCCAGCGCAGCGACGCCAACGGGGTCTACGGGCCGGCCCACCACAGCTTCTTCAAGTCACCGGACGGCACCGAGGACTGGATCGTCTACCACGCCAACGACTCCACCTCGCAGGGGTGCGGCACCACGCGTACCAGCCGGGCCCAGCGGATCTCCTGGAACGCCGACGGCACCCCCAACCTGGGCGTCCCGGTCTCCACCGCGACGGTGCTGGCCGGACCCTCCGGCGAGCTGGGCAACCCGGGCGCGGTCACGGTCCAGCGGATCCAGTCCTACAACTTCCAGGATCGATTCGTACGCCACTCGAACTTCGCCACCCGCATCGACGCGAACGTGACCCCGGCGCTGGACTCGCAGTTCCGTGTCGTGGCCGGTCTCGCCGACAGCACCGCCGTGTCGTTCGAGTCGGTCAACTTCCCCGGCCACTACCTGCGGCACAACAACTACGTCCTGCGGCTCGAACCGAACAACGGGACGGCGACGTTCCGGCAGGACGCCACCTTCCGTCAGGTGGCCGGGCTGGCGGACTCCTCCTGGTCGTCGTTCCAGTCGTACAACTTCCCGGACCGCTACATCCGGCACAGCAACTACGTGCTGCGGATCGACCCCGTCTCCACCGCCACCGAACGCGCCGACGCCACCTTCCGCCGCACCTCCTGA